From Carya illinoinensis cultivar Pawnee chromosome 5, C.illinoinensisPawnee_v1, whole genome shotgun sequence, one genomic window encodes:
- the LOC122310225 gene encoding uncharacterized protein LOC122310225 gives MRRIGKEVIRSMMERIWKVGKLVEFQAIGSNRYVITFVTRKDKVRVLDGCPWLFDNHLFVLKEFEGKVQPNLFDFDHACLWVQMLNLPLNYMTKRMGEEIGKSIGKVVEVDVQEDGSAWGRYLRVKVECDLKKSIARGRTILVDGRRSWVPFQYEKLPRLCFNCGRIVHEKEGCKGSDENAGQYGVWLRARPINRKVTTKGEEEKIKKKKEKEKDNSRQEYEEMEKEGESQQGREEDELVEQWVIDVNSMLKVQEDLFQPMMKVNEEEVSRPDACVNVQDEKSKVIENKMLQLTDEDVESKRSSRSKRRARARPESGKQTSSFSQLKRNYDAMEDDSEQIDGGKRIKKGDEVVCDENILRVVAAEHHHLEA, from the coding sequence ATGCGTCGGATTGGGAAGGAAGTTATCAGATCTATGATGGAGAGAATCTGGAAGGTAGGAAAACTAGTGGAATTCCAGGCGATTGGAAGTAACCGCTATGTTATAACATTTGTAACTCGGAAAGACAAGGTGAGAGTTCTTGATGGTTGTCCTTGGCTGTTTGATAATCATCTATTTgttctaaaagaatttgaaggtaAAGTGCAACCTAATCTGTTTGACTTTGATCATGCTTGCCTATGGGTGCAAATGTTAAATTTACCTTTGAATTATATGACAAAAAGGATGGGAGAGGAGATAGGAAAATCGATAGGGAAGGTTGTGGAGGTGGATGTGCAGGAAGATGGCTCGGCTTGGGGGAGATACTTAAGAGTTAAGGTGGAGTGTGACCTTAAAAAATCTATAGCTCGAGGAAGGACAATTCTAGTGGATGGTAGGAGAAGCTGGGTGCCTTTTCAATATGAGAAGCTACCTAggctttgttttaattgtggAAGAATTGTACAtgaaaaggaggggtgcaaggGTAGTGATGAAAATGCTGGTCAATATGGAGTGTGGCTTAGGGCACGGCCTATAAATAGAAAAGTAACTACTAAAGGGGAagaggaaaagataaaaaagaaaaaagaaaaagagaaggataATTCAAGGCAGGAGTATGAGGAAATGGAGAAGGAAGGGGAATCTCAGCAGGGAAGGGAGGAGGATGAGTTAGTAGAACAATGGGTGATTGATGTAAATTCAATGTTGAAGGTACAGGAGGACCTATTTCAACCTATGATGAAAGTGAATGAAGAGGAAGTTAGTAGACCAGATGCTTGTGTGAATGTACAAGATGAGAAGTCTAAAgtgattgaaaataaaatgctgCAATTGACTGATGAGGATGTGGAGAGCAAGAGGTCATCAAGGTCGAAAAGAAGGGCTAGGGCTAGGCCTGAGTCAGGTAAGCAAACTAGCTCTTTTTCTCaactaaaaagaaattatgatGCTATGGAAGATGATAGTGAACAGATTGATGGTGGCAAGAGAATTAAGAAGGGTGATGAGGTAGTGTGTGATGAAAATATACTAAGGGTGGTGGCTGCTGAGCACCACCACCTGGAAGCATGA